Proteins encoded together in one Calditrichota bacterium window:
- a CDS encoding UDP-N-acetylmuramate--L-alanine ligase has product MTGSLTTFRHVRRVHMVGIGGAGMCGIAEVLSSMGFEVSGSDLARSDVTDRLKSLGIRVFHEHTGDQAEGADVVVFSSAVRPENAEVRYAREHHIPTIPRSEMLGELMRLKRGIAVSGTHGKTTTTSIIGSIFAHANLSPTVIVGGKVRALGTGASTGGGEFLVAEADEFDRSFLRLSPTLAVITTIEAEHLDTYLDLENIKDAFVEFANKVPFYGLVVACADDPHTMEILPRIKRPSLTYGRSESAAFRVIDEKYSGLSSLFTLKTPEGESIDFTLQIPGRHNVLNAAASAVIALETGISPHLIQEALQSFSGVHRRFERKGEVKGALFFDDYAHHPTEVRVTLEAARRCWPNRQLVAVFQPHLYSRTRDFAAEFASSLSLADKVVLLDIYPARERPIEGVTSKLILESLPLSKDKAIHLEGNENLDTRILREVAGGDIVIAMGAGSITNHIDKLIREHGV; this is encoded by the coding sequence ATGACAGGATCACTTACGACATTCCGACACGTTCGCCGCGTTCACATGGTGGGAATCGGCGGAGCGGGCATGTGCGGAATCGCGGAAGTACTGTCATCCATGGGATTCGAAGTCAGCGGGTCTGATCTTGCTCGCAGCGACGTGACGGACCGACTGAAATCACTCGGAATTCGCGTGTTTCACGAGCACACGGGCGACCAGGCAGAGGGAGCTGACGTCGTGGTATTTTCTTCGGCGGTAAGACCAGAAAACGCGGAAGTGCGTTATGCTCGCGAACATCACATACCGACAATTCCACGCAGTGAAATGCTCGGCGAGTTGATGCGTTTGAAGCGGGGCATCGCCGTGTCAGGCACGCACGGCAAGACGACGACGACCTCTATCATCGGATCAATTTTCGCACACGCGAATCTCTCGCCGACGGTCATTGTCGGTGGGAAAGTGCGCGCTTTAGGAACGGGTGCTTCGACCGGAGGAGGAGAGTTCCTTGTGGCCGAAGCTGACGAATTTGACAGGTCATTTCTCCGGCTCTCCCCCACTCTTGCGGTTATCACGACTATCGAAGCCGAGCATCTCGATACGTATCTCGATCTCGAGAATATCAAAGATGCATTCGTTGAGTTCGCGAACAAAGTGCCGTTTTACGGGTTGGTCGTCGCGTGCGCGGATGATCCGCACACGATGGAAATTTTGCCACGCATCAAACGTCCGTCGCTTACCTACGGAAGAAGTGAGTCTGCGGCCTTTCGCGTAATTGACGAGAAGTACTCGGGACTTAGCTCGTTGTTCACTCTCAAGACACCTGAAGGCGAATCCATCGATTTCACACTTCAGATTCCAGGCAGGCACAATGTACTGAACGCCGCAGCTTCGGCCGTAATTGCGCTTGAAACGGGAATTTCGCCACACCTGATCCAAGAAGCACTGCAGAGCTTCTCGGGCGTGCATCGCAGATTCGAACGAAAAGGTGAAGTGAAAGGCGCGCTTTTCTTTGACGACTACGCGCATCACCCGACCGAAGTACGCGTGACGCTTGAGGCCGCGCGACGGTGCTGGCCGAACCGCCAGTTGGTGGCCGTTTTTCAACCTCATCTTTATTCCCGCACACGTGATTTCGCGGCGGAGTTCGCATCTTCATTGAGCCTTGCTGACAAAGTTGTTCTGCTCGACATTTATCCCGCACGCGAAAGACCGATTGAAGGCGTAACGTCGAAGCTAATCTTAGAATCGCTGCCTCTTTCGAAAGACAAAGCCATTCATCTCGAAGGCAACGAGAATCTCGACACCCGGATATTGCGAGAGGTCGCGGGCGGCGACATCGTCATTGCGATGGGTGCGGGATCTATCACAAACCACATTGACAAATTGATCCGTGAGCACGGAGTTTGA
- a CDS encoding cell division protein FtsW codes for MNRQQTSAYSPFGQGKSPLDIPLIGAVMMLCIAGVVFVFTSSAAHSWQTTNGDSITFLTNHLQRLAAGIVVLVFFYHFRYQLIEKLARPVLLAAFVGLIAVLILPKLPGTTAKRWIVLFGLSIQPAELAKYALIAYLSKRLSEIDDSSFPADRKRKLYALLGLVILTLGLIIIEPNLSMVILISGVTMTLLLLHGLEWKKILLLLPIGGLGVGGILMIKPYMVERIDAFVKGISDPLHASYHIRQSLIAIGQGGVTGLGLGQSTQKHYYLPEPYNDSIFSIIGEETGLIGALLLLSAFLVVIVRGWKIAMNAQDRFSYYLAAGITSSLACSMIVNIGVNLALLPATGQPLPFVSYGGTSLVMSMAAVGVLMNIAKQQNTSTAWKGAARPLSL; via the coding sequence ATGAATCGACAACAAACTTCGGCATACTCTCCTTTCGGACAGGGCAAGTCTCCACTCGACATTCCGTTGATCGGAGCCGTGATGATGTTGTGCATTGCCGGAGTTGTTTTCGTGTTCACTTCATCGGCTGCTCATTCGTGGCAAACGACCAACGGCGATTCGATTACTTTTCTTACGAACCACTTGCAGCGTTTGGCCGCGGGCATAGTTGTGCTCGTGTTTTTCTATCACTTTCGCTATCAACTGATCGAAAAACTCGCACGTCCCGTGCTTCTTGCGGCATTTGTCGGATTGATTGCGGTTTTGATACTTCCAAAATTGCCGGGCACAACCGCGAAGAGGTGGATTGTGCTTTTTGGTTTGAGTATTCAGCCCGCTGAACTTGCAAAGTACGCTCTGATCGCCTATTTGTCGAAAAGGCTCTCAGAGATTGACGACTCCTCCTTCCCCGCCGACCGGAAACGAAAACTGTATGCGTTACTCGGGCTTGTAATCCTAACTCTCGGATTGATCATCATTGAACCGAACTTGTCGATGGTAATTTTGATCAGCGGCGTGACGATGACATTACTTCTTCTGCACGGACTTGAGTGGAAGAAGATCCTGTTATTGCTCCCGATCGGAGGACTCGGCGTCGGCGGAATTCTCATGATCAAACCATACATGGTCGAACGAATTGACGCGTTCGTCAAAGGGATTTCCGATCCGCTCCATGCGAGCTACCACATCCGCCAATCGCTCATCGCCATTGGCCAAGGAGGAGTTACAGGGCTCGGACTCGGACAATCCACTCAAAAACACTATTATCTTCCTGAACCATACAATGATTCGATATTTAGCATCATCGGCGAAGAGACGGGCCTGATCGGCGCATTGTTGTTATTGAGCGCGTTTCTTGTCGTCATCGTGCGCGGCTGGAAGATCGCCATGAATGCGCAGGACAGGTTCTCATATTATCTCGCCGCGGGAATTACATCGTCGCTTGCATGCTCAATGATCGTAAACATTGGAGTAAATTTGGCACTTCTTCCCGCAACAGGTCAGCCGTTGCCGTTTGTGAGTTATGGCGGCACGTCGCTGGTGATGTCAATGGCGGCGGTTGGAGTGTTGATGAATATTGCGAAGCAACAAAACACGTCGACCGCATGGAAAGGCGCGGCGCGACCGCTGTCGCTCTGA
- the murG gene encoding undecaprenyldiphospho-muramoylpentapeptide beta-N-acetylglucosaminyltransferase translates to MRVVLTGGGTGGHVYPALAIAEAIREIDHDVDVHFLGTPTGFESKAVPRAGETLHQISSGGIVGKGMAAKLRGAAKAGLGVVQSLSILRSLKPDVIVGTGGFVMAPVLVAARILRIPFYIQEQNSFPGLTTRKFAKNARTVFTAYSEAGQFLPGANVELTGNPLRKSIVDCAEESVSADSSEAQLLITGGSLGAQSINNAVSGALMELCELAQVTWQFGRSGIPSSTPNELVNELTNSGKLISASFFEDMPQRYAKANLIVCRSGAMTLSEVALFGLPAVLVPYPHAAHNHQATNAAAYVRSGAATAIEDRVLTPTTLLEACATIVGSKAKQTEMRSAMRTHSKPDAAFRIVRAILK, encoded by the coding sequence ATGCGAGTCGTGCTTACCGGCGGCGGAACCGGCGGTCACGTATATCCGGCGTTGGCGATTGCGGAAGCAATTCGAGAAATCGATCACGACGTCGACGTCCATTTTCTTGGGACTCCGACAGGATTCGAAAGCAAGGCAGTACCTCGCGCGGGCGAAACACTTCATCAAATATCCTCCGGTGGAATCGTCGGCAAAGGGATGGCGGCAAAACTCCGTGGGGCTGCCAAGGCGGGACTTGGTGTCGTTCAATCATTGTCCATACTACGAAGTCTAAAGCCCGACGTCATTGTAGGAACAGGTGGTTTTGTGATGGCACCTGTGCTTGTTGCAGCAAGAATTTTGCGCATTCCGTTTTACATTCAAGAGCAAAACTCCTTTCCGGGTCTAACGACCCGCAAGTTTGCCAAAAACGCTCGCACGGTCTTTACTGCATATAGCGAGGCAGGGCAATTTCTCCCCGGTGCAAATGTCGAATTGACCGGGAACCCTTTGCGCAAGTCAATCGTTGATTGCGCGGAAGAGTCTGTCAGCGCCGATTCGTCCGAAGCGCAACTTCTCATAACCGGCGGTTCTCTTGGTGCGCAATCGATTAACAACGCCGTTTCCGGTGCTCTAATGGAGCTTTGCGAATTGGCACAAGTGACTTGGCAGTTTGGCCGCAGCGGAATTCCAAGTTCAACTCCAAATGAATTGGTAAATGAGTTAACAAATTCCGGGAAGTTGATATCTGCGTCCTTTTTCGAGGATATGCCGCAGCGTTACGCGAAGGCAAATCTGATCGTCTGCCGCTCCGGAGCGATGACACTTTCCGAAGTCGCACTGTTTGGATTGCCGGCGGTGCTTGTTCCTTATCCGCATGCGGCACATAACCATCAGGCAACCAATGCAGCGGCATACGTCCGCAGCGGTGCTGCAACGGCCATCGAAGATCGCGTCTTGACTCCAACGACTTTGCTAGAAGCCTGTGCAACGATTGTCGGAAGCAAAGCAAAACAAACCGAGATGCGTTCTGCAATGAGAACGCATTCAAAGCCCGACGCAGCTTTTAGAATCGTCCGGGCAATACTAAAATAG
- a CDS encoding FtsQ-type POTRA domain-containing protein encodes MPIPSNSKLKKRKRKARLKAALWLIGVCLAVVLVVFANRFIKRGVESLAIRTVSWTCDEIQIIGGVELSSDSILVLSGCETNHPLTSYSTQTIKERLELNPWIQSATVERRIPNVLYIAVKERTGVALVNDGSNLAVSEDLVLLPAEDKLWKTSLPWLSVSSPYSRQAGKMTELDPLLPVAKEFMRVKSLAPDLVENFAELYRIEGNWGAVLMNPVLSVTLSSDISTENWLALDELLRTSSFQDRLDSNAVVDLRLPGFVTLHLPARQAEES; translated from the coding sequence ATGCCGATCCCTTCGAACTCAAAACTTAAGAAACGCAAGCGGAAAGCGCGCCTAAAAGCAGCTCTGTGGCTGATCGGAGTCTGTCTCGCTGTTGTGTTGGTAGTCTTTGCTAACCGCTTTATCAAGCGCGGCGTTGAATCACTGGCAATTCGTACGGTGTCGTGGACATGCGATGAAATCCAAATAATCGGCGGAGTTGAACTCTCGTCTGATTCAATTCTCGTTCTGTCCGGGTGTGAAACCAATCATCCTCTCACGAGCTACTCGACCCAGACAATAAAGGAACGTTTGGAGCTCAATCCGTGGATTCAAAGCGCAACCGTCGAGCGGCGGATTCCAAATGTCCTGTATATCGCAGTAAAAGAGCGAACGGGCGTTGCTTTGGTTAATGATGGCTCCAATCTCGCTGTCAGCGAAGACTTGGTCCTCCTTCCGGCTGAAGACAAATTGTGGAAAACGTCGTTGCCTTGGCTCTCTGTGAGCTCACCGTATTCAAGACAAGCAGGCAAAATGACCGAGCTTGATCCGCTACTTCCAGTTGCCAAAGAATTCATGCGCGTCAAGTCGCTCGCGCCGGACCTTGTCGAAAATTTCGCGGAGCTTTACCGCATCGAAGGGAATTGGGGAGCGGTACTGATGAATCCGGTTTTGTCAGTGACGCTTTCGTCCGACATTTCGACAGAAAATTGGCTCGCGCTTGATGAATTGCTCAGAACTTCATCCTTTCAAGATAGACTGGATTCGAACGCCGTAGTGGATTTGCGGCTTCCCGGATTTGTGACACTTCACTTGCCTGCGCGACAGGCGGAGGAATCTTAA
- the murB gene encoding UDP-N-acetylmuramate dehydrogenase produces MSTEFDQKLERLKSVATCSVREDVLLAPLTTFRVGGKADILAEPKNEIELLELVNHLNEIGIPYFYLGLGSNLLVSDAGIRGVVIRSRGDLASMSIDDTIVTAGPAARLLLLTTFAARHSLSGLEQLSGIPGTVGGGLFMNAGAYGGEISDTLIDVRVMTPSLEIKTFSKNDISFGYRSAPELRDVIVLASRYQLKRAEQSDIFSEMRRVWRLRREKQPIEFPSAGSIFKRPPGDFAGRLIEAAGCKGLRIGGATVPTTHAGIFINDRAGTATEIAELIRTVRTRVRDQFSVILENEILPVGFDADPFELKT; encoded by the coding sequence GTGAGCACGGAGTTTGATCAAAAACTCGAGCGGCTAAAATCCGTCGCTACTTGTTCTGTTCGCGAAGATGTTTTGCTTGCACCGCTTACGACGTTTCGAGTTGGTGGCAAAGCGGACATCCTTGCGGAGCCGAAGAACGAAATTGAGTTGCTTGAATTAGTGAATCATCTCAACGAGATTGGGATTCCCTATTTCTATTTGGGACTTGGATCGAATTTATTAGTTTCGGACGCCGGAATTCGTGGAGTAGTGATTCGTTCTCGCGGCGATCTTGCGTCCATGTCAATCGACGATACCATAGTGACGGCGGGACCTGCCGCGAGGCTGCTTTTACTGACGACTTTCGCAGCCCGGCACTCTCTTTCTGGGCTTGAACAGCTCTCGGGAATACCGGGAACGGTCGGGGGCGGTTTGTTTATGAATGCAGGCGCATACGGCGGCGAGATTTCCGACACTTTGATTGATGTGCGCGTGATGACGCCCTCCCTTGAGATTAAAACCTTTTCGAAGAACGACATTTCGTTCGGCTACCGCAGCGCGCCGGAGCTTCGCGACGTCATCGTACTGGCCAGCAGATATCAATTGAAGCGTGCGGAGCAATCTGACATCTTCTCCGAAATGCGGCGGGTGTGGCGCTTGCGCAGGGAAAAGCAACCGATTGAGTTTCCAAGCGCAGGTTCTATTTTCAAGCGCCCCCCCGGGGATTTTGCAGGCAGGCTTATCGAAGCCGCGGGATGCAAGGGCTTGCGCATTGGCGGCGCAACCGTGCCGACGACCCACGCAGGAATCTTCATCAACGATCGCGCGGGAACAGCGACTGAGATTGCAGAACTAATCAGAACAGTACGCACTCGAGTGCGCGATCAATTCTCAGTCATTTTGGAAAACGAGATACTCCCAGTAGGATTCGATGCCGATCCCTTCGAACTCAAAACTTAA
- the ftsA gene encoding cell division protein FtsA, whose protein sequence is MKHSLSHSEILCGLDIGTTKIAVIIAAPNPDGEPHLLGMGCVPSRGLRRGVVVNLEQTAHDIAEAIGIAQEKAGLEVETVWAGIAGEHVKSLNSRGVIPITRWRGEQTGEVTTGDVDKVVEAARTILLPPDRRVLHVLPQEYMVDAEGGIRMPIGMAGVRLEADVHIVHCAVSSAQNIIACCKRAGVAVHDLILEPLASAESVLTDDEKELGVILLDFGGGTTDVAAFQGGAIRHTAVIGYGGDYITRDIAMGLRTPMDSAEEIKIEHGAAHHRAISQNDFLEIPGIGGREPREMSRSMLVSIIGPRVEEILTIARDELKKTRVLEQIGAGIVLTGGGASMSGMAEIAEEIFALPVRIGAPQEMLDANDLGLGPKFATAVGLVRHGNRQYAEMIALGNNAESWTARTSNKVRKFFSEIF, encoded by the coding sequence ATGAAACACTCGCTTTCGCATTCTGAGATTTTGTGCGGTCTCGATATCGGCACGACGAAAATCGCAGTGATCATTGCAGCGCCGAACCCTGACGGTGAGCCGCACCTGCTTGGCATGGGTTGCGTGCCATCGCGCGGCCTAAGGCGCGGCGTCGTAGTCAATCTTGAACAAACTGCGCATGACATCGCCGAAGCGATTGGCATCGCGCAGGAAAAAGCAGGTCTCGAAGTCGAAACTGTTTGGGCGGGCATCGCGGGCGAACACGTCAAGAGTTTGAACTCACGCGGTGTGATTCCGATTACGCGTTGGCGCGGCGAACAAACGGGCGAAGTGACAACAGGCGACGTCGACAAGGTCGTTGAAGCCGCGCGCACGATATTGCTTCCCCCCGACCGCCGAGTGCTGCACGTGCTTCCGCAGGAATACATGGTCGACGCCGAAGGCGGCATTCGCATGCCGATAGGTATGGCCGGTGTTCGTTTGGAGGCGGACGTCCACATTGTCCATTGCGCGGTTTCATCAGCTCAAAACATTATCGCTTGTTGTAAGCGCGCGGGCGTAGCGGTCCACGACTTAATTTTGGAGCCGCTGGCGTCGGCCGAGAGTGTGTTGACGGACGACGAAAAGGAATTGGGCGTCATACTTCTCGACTTCGGCGGCGGCACGACGGACGTCGCTGCGTTTCAAGGCGGGGCGATTCGTCACACGGCAGTAATTGGTTACGGCGGAGATTACATCACGCGCGACATTGCGATGGGTCTGCGCACGCCGATGGATTCGGCGGAAGAAATCAAGATTGAACATGGCGCGGCACATCATCGCGCAATCAGTCAAAACGATTTCCTCGAGATTCCCGGAATCGGAGGACGCGAGCCGCGCGAAATGAGCCGATCCATGCTCGTGTCAATCATCGGACCGCGAGTCGAGGAGATTCTAACGATAGCGCGCGACGAATTAAAGAAGACGCGCGTGCTCGAGCAAATTGGCGCCGGAATCGTATTGACCGGCGGAGGCGCATCCATGTCAGGTATGGCCGAGATCGCGGAAGAAATTTTCGCACTTCCCGTACGAATCGGTGCACCGCAGGAAATGCTCGACGCTAACGATCTCGGGCTCGGCCCCAAGTTCGCGACGGCGGTCGGCCTCGTTCGCCACGGCAACCGCCAGTACGCGGAAATGATTGCCTTAGGCAACAACGCCGAATCGTGGACGGCGCGCACGTCCAACAAAGTGCGCAAGTTTTTCTCAGAAATTTTCTAA
- a CDS encoding M42 family metallopeptidase translates to MDFKLLKKLCECHAVSGREEGIRALIRSEFEKLGLTVSVDAMGNLTGLKKGTGKKKVMLAGHMDEIGFIVSHIEKEGFLRFQPLGGFDPRTLMSQRVYVHTDKKRLLGVMGTRPVHVLKDEEKKKSLEVTDYFIDLGMSAKEVEKLVEIGNPITMARELDEIGDCFTGKSIDNRFGVWLMIEALKLVKKNSVNIYAVSTTQEEVGIRGAIAAARDVMPDVGIALDVTIASDIPGSSEKDYVTRVGGGACIKVMDGSMISNPKIVRELKDIATKKKIPWQYEILPRGGTDGGGMRMVSGNTAVGAISVALRYVHSTVETVSKEDLESCVKLLAAYLESTSGTGYELDDKL, encoded by the coding sequence ATGGATTTCAAACTCCTGAAAAAACTGTGCGAATGCCACGCCGTCTCTGGGCGTGAAGAGGGTATTCGTGCGCTGATCCGCTCTGAATTTGAGAAGCTCGGACTAACCGTCTCCGTCGACGCGATGGGAAATCTCACGGGCCTTAAAAAAGGAACTGGAAAGAAGAAAGTTATGCTTGCCGGGCACATGGACGAAATCGGATTTATCGTGTCCCATATCGAAAAAGAGGGATTTCTCCGTTTTCAGCCGTTGGGCGGCTTCGATCCGCGCACGCTGATGAGCCAACGCGTCTACGTGCACACCGACAAGAAGAGATTGCTTGGCGTAATGGGCACGCGTCCGGTTCACGTTTTGAAGGACGAAGAGAAAAAGAAGAGCCTCGAAGTCACGGACTACTTTATTGATTTGGGAATGTCGGCTAAGGAAGTCGAGAAGCTCGTCGAGATCGGCAATCCGATCACGATGGCGCGCGAGCTTGACGAAATTGGAGATTGCTTCACGGGCAAGTCTATTGACAACCGATTCGGCGTATGGCTGATGATCGAGGCGCTGAAACTTGTCAAGAAGAACTCGGTGAACATCTATGCCGTGTCGACGACGCAGGAAGAAGTCGGCATTCGCGGTGCAATTGCTGCGGCGCGCGACGTGATGCCTGACGTGGGAATCGCGTTGGACGTCACGATTGCCTCGGATATTCCGGGATCATCGGAGAAAGACTACGTGACTCGTGTCGGCGGAGGGGCGTGCATCAAGGTAATGGACGGATCGATGATCTCCAATCCAAAGATCGTGCGCGAACTGAAGGACATTGCCACCAAGAAGAAAATACCGTGGCAATACGAAATTCTTCCGCGCGGAGGCACGGATGGCGGCGGCATGCGGATGGTGTCCGGCAACACGGCCGTCGGCGCGATTTCGGTGGCGCTTCGCTACGTTCACTCAACTGTGGAAACCGTCAGCAAAGAAGACCTTGAGTCGTGCGTGAAACTGCTTGCCGCGTATTTGGAATCGACGTCAGGTACAGGCTACGAGTTGGACGATAAACTGTAA
- the ftsZ gene encoding cell division protein FtsZ gives MQFMFADNTLGAKMKVVGVGGAGGNALNWMIETGLKSVDFIAVNTDAQALDTNSAPRKIQIGTDSTRGLGAGANPEVGREAVEENREELKQALSGADMVFVTAGMGGGTGTGAAPVVAQIAREIGALTVGIVTKPFSFEGKKRMTHALEGIEKLREQVDTLIVIPNQRLISLVDRNTSLVDAFKLADNVLLHATRGISDLITEPGMVNLDFADVRTVMAAKGDALMGVGVGVGEHRAVEAAQQAISSPLLEEVSIDGARSVLVNITGGSDLTLMDVADATTVITEAAGEEAEVIFGAVIDSNIQDEVRVTVIATGFNHASTNQKPNIYRAPMVTRQQQTVVEIPTPLRREPVKQDRFEESFPVNVQPLTREVNGRIEPIVVGDDGEGSIDDFEVPTFLRRQMD, from the coding sequence ATGCAATTCATGTTCGCGGACAATACTCTTGGCGCAAAGATGAAGGTCGTCGGCGTCGGAGGCGCCGGTGGCAACGCACTGAATTGGATGATCGAAACGGGTTTGAAGAGCGTTGACTTCATTGCCGTGAATACAGACGCGCAAGCGCTCGATACGAACTCGGCGCCCCGCAAGATTCAAATTGGAACGGACTCGACGCGCGGCCTTGGAGCAGGTGCAAATCCCGAGGTTGGACGTGAAGCCGTAGAAGAAAACCGCGAAGAGCTTAAGCAAGCTCTGTCCGGAGCCGACATGGTTTTTGTGACTGCGGGCATGGGCGGTGGAACGGGCACAGGCGCGGCTCCCGTAGTTGCTCAAATCGCCCGTGAGATCGGCGCACTGACCGTTGGAATCGTGACGAAGCCGTTTTCATTTGAAGGCAAGAAGCGAATGACGCACGCGCTTGAAGGCATCGAAAAATTGCGCGAGCAAGTCGACACGTTGATCGTGATTCCAAATCAACGGTTGATTTCGTTGGTTGACCGCAATACGTCCTTGGTCGATGCATTCAAACTTGCCGACAATGTGCTCTTGCACGCGACCCGTGGTATTTCCGACCTGATTACCGAACCGGGAATGGTGAACCTCGATTTCGCCGACGTGCGTACGGTGATGGCTGCCAAGGGCGACGCACTGATGGGCGTTGGCGTTGGCGTCGGAGAACATCGCGCGGTCGAAGCGGCGCAGCAGGCGATCTCGTCTCCCCTGCTCGAAGAAGTTTCCATTGACGGCGCCCGTTCCGTTCTCGTGAATATCACGGGCGGCAGCGACTTAACGCTCATGGACGTCGCAGATGCAACGACAGTGATTACGGAAGCCGCCGGTGAAGAGGCTGAGGTGATTTTTGGAGCCGTTATTGATTCGAACATCCAAGACGAAGTACGCGTCACTGTGATTGCGACGGGATTTAACCATGCGTCGACAAATCAAAAGCCGAATATTTACCGCGCACCGATGGTCACCCGCCAGCAGCAGACTGTCGTCGAAATCCCGACTCCCCTTCGCCGCGAGCCGGTGAAACAAGACCGCTTTGAAGAGTCTTTTCCCGTAAACGTTCAGCCTCTGACTCGCGAAGTCAACGGCCGTATTGAACCAATCGTTGTGGGCGACGACGGCGAAGGATCAATCGACGATTTCGAAGTGCCGACATTTTTGCGCCGCCAGATGGACTGA